The window ATTGTCTGTACGATGCAAAGTCATGAATCATCAAGGGGACAGAGTCAACGTGCCTAGGGAGGCGCACACCTTCATCCTCCCAGGGGTTACCTTCCTCAGTCATGCCGATTGACACCTATGAGGCTTCTGGAAACACGGGGCCGGGCATGGTAAAGCTGCGGAGTGACCGTACTGCAGCCGTGATGCTTTGCTATGTTCTATGATCAAGTATCATACATTTTATGATTCATTCAGGCCTCCTCGCCTCCAGCTGGGCCTTTCAGGCCGTTGGCACTCTTGCGTTCCTTTGCTGCCCGCCACTTGGCATTCTGGACTTCCACAGTCTCCGTCGTTGCCTTTTGCAAAACGGGAATGTATTTCCCTCCAACACGGGCATATTCCGCTCCGAACCAGACCTTTGCTCCCCTGGTCTGTTTCTTCGAACCACCTTGTTTCAAGGTCATGTTGTGCACAATGTCCTGATCTCCTTGACCAACGGATAGATCCAGTAGAGCACTGGCTAGGATCTCGTCAATTTTACGTTGTCTCCAGACAGTCCACAGCCCCTCCACGACGCCATTCATGCCGAATTTGCCGTCGCTTTTAGCACTCTGGGCCTTGTTGAGCCGCGGGTCGCCGGCATAGATCCACTCCAGGGCGTCTGCGCGGCTCCCCGTGCTTTCGTCGGGAAAAATGCAGTCCCATAGAACCAGAGGCGCATCCGAAGCCATCTCATACGTCGGTTTTCTGGGATTTTTGGTCACATCCAGCAATTCAGAAACAACGGACGGGGGCTCGAATCCTTGTCCGACCAGGAAGAGAATGGCGACCATGTGCCGGACTTGGTGCCACAGGAACGCGGAACCATGCAGAGTAAAGGTGTAAACCAGTGGAGTGGGCGGGGACGGCGTCTCTGAGGACTCCATGCTCACTTCGGGGACGAAGTCTTCCAACGCTTGAAAGCCAGATCGGCCGACGTAGCCGAGCGGGTTGGTCTTAGGATCGACGAGTTCAATGTCGGATTTGAAGATGATGCGTTCAAAGTTCTGGATCTGTTTGCTGGTATCTAGCTTGCAGAAATTCCGGAAGTCGTGGGTTCCCTCGAACGCCTTGGCGGCCTCACGCATGGCCTCGATATCTAGCCAGCCCTCGCGCCGCTGGGCACGAGGTCCTGAAGGGTTTCCTGCGCGGTTGGCAAATCCAATCGGGCCAGGCGTGGGAGAAAACGCGGGCTGGGTGAAGAAGTATCGGTATCTGCGCTCCCGGCACGAGAAGCGGGCATCAAAGCCCTCAGGAGGATGGGGACACCAAGCCAGGACGCGGATATCCTCCGGCAGCACTCTGTTCAATACCTGTATATAGGAAATTTCATCCCTGATATCATCCCACTCCGCGTCCTCAACCACCTGCATCGCATCCCCGTCTTCCTGTCTTTCGGGGTTGGCCTTGGGTTTGGGCCGCGCACTGCGGACACGAACCCCAATAACCTGCCCAAAAGCACTCACGCCTCGATCCGTCCGCCCAGCCTTAGAGTAATCGCACCCATCCCACGTAATCGAGTACGGCCGCAGTGCTCTCGGCTCGACGTCATCTGGCTCGTCCCCTGTCACCGTCGTCGGAAGAATCAATCGAGTCCGCCGCAAAGCCTTCCACAGCACCTCCTCGATCGTCGGCAGGGGTGTGACATTCCCATTGGAGTGCTCGAGCCCGTTGTATCGTTGTCCCAGGTAGGCGAATTTGAGCGCTATGAACCGCGTATTGTACTTGGACGGATCGATCTCCCGATTTTGCTCCTTGAAGGGACGCGATGGCGCTGGGTCATGCGTGATGTCCGTGCTTGGCGAAAGTGCTCGCTTCTTGGCTGCCTTTGTCGCACTAACTGTCGCTGTAGCTTCAGGTGTGGCCACTGCAGCTGGTGTGGCTTCGCTACCTTCAACAGCCGCAGCCACAGGCGGGCGCGATGCCGGCGCTTGTTCCTCCTGCCGCGCTGGAGCCGTGTACTGTGTGTTGTGGGTGTGTAGCTGGCGCTCAAGCTCGGAGATCCGCGCAATGAGACTGGCATTGTTCCAGGTCGTGTAGTCTGGGCccgcggcggccgcggcgTCGCCAGAGTCCGGCATGGTTTGCGGCGTGGAGGtgtgctgctggcgcaggaaCCGTGTGTACTTGGGGAGGGTCTGGGTTGGGAAATGGGTCAATGGCAAGAGCCTTGCTGACGGCCTCCACATGCCACACCAGGCGACTGAAGACAAAATCCGGTTAAGAAGATGTCGGGTTGGTTCGACGGTAAAAATTGAAGGCCGGCGGGCAATGTATTTTATTTTGGGCGTATGGTATTGTCATGGATCTTGCTGGGCAGATGTAAATCAAGGAAATTCAACGTATTGGCTGTGAAAATAATCGATGAATGAATCTAAGGCTGAATTACAAGCTGTAGGGAATAATTATTGAATCGTATCTAAAATGTAGAATGATGTTGGTAGTGTCGAGCTGGACCTGATACCTCCCCGATGTCGCAATCTGCGCGCTTCAACCACCACACCTCACTCCCAGGCACTCTAGGAACTCCGCCCTTTCGATGAACATAATCAGATTTGACTGAAATGCGGCCGACGTGAACATGTGAACCGGCCCTTGACAGCAATACAGTTGCCACACCGCCAGCACGGAGAATGGCTGAATCAGATAGCCTTCCGGAGAGTGAGACAACCGTCACtctcctgctgctcggcgatgcAGGATGCGGCAAGACGACATTCTTATCGTGGGTTGACATTCCTTATTCGTTTTCTCTATCTGCGCTCAATGCTAATATCACACGCAGCCGCCTCAAGCACGGAAGGAGAGCAACACCAGCTCATCCCGGCCCCTCGGGAGACTGCAACAATGAGACCCTCCGTGACACTGATCAGCCCTTCATATATGACATCCGgttctcgaagaagaaattcaCTCTTGAGATGTACGACACGTCCAATCCAAACCAACATTGGACGACTCTGCGGCCTGACGTGGTAGTTCTGGCGTTTGATATCTCGAACCGAGAGACGCTGGCAGGTCTGAAAGCGGTACTTTTTTcgtctcctttctctcccgGTTCTGGCTGCTGGAGACTAACTCCCTGGCTTAGTGGAGACACGATGTCATTCGGTACTTCCAGCATGGTCATGGCGAGCGCCTACCTGTCATGATGCTGGGGTTGAAGAGAGACTTGAGGAAAGAGGGCGAGGGGATGATCTATCCACAAGAGGTATCCATTCCCTTTACTGGTATTCTGAGCGGTTGACCTGACCCATGTACAGACCTATCGCATTGCGCAGGAACTTCGTTGTGATCGGTACGCAGAGTGTTCGGCCCTGACGGGTGAGCTGTTGCCGGAGACGTTTGAGGACCTCGCGAGACTGGCGGGGATGACGACGACGGAGAAAGGCGGCCAGTCTGAGGGCACCGCATGTATCATTTTGTAGATGTTCTTGCCGTGGACTCTCCAACCTGGATGTATATACTGCGAGGAAGCTCCATTGGAGGAACTTTGTTTACTACAAGAAATGGCATACGATGTGCAACAACGAATACCGAGCAGGAACTTTTCGATTACAGCTAGCATGTACACACAGGGAGAAACCAAGGTAACGGTTAAGTCCACCTCGTAGATTGACAGCACAGGGCTTTCCCCCAGATGTCTATAATAGACAACTGGATCTCTTTCCCTCATCAAGCGCCAGTCAAGAATTGTCATCGCCATTCCTCCCCGATGCAGAAAAACAAGGAAATCAAAAAGGGTTGGTAAAAAAATATGGATATGCAGAAAGATTGAGTGTCCCGGTGAATGCtcattttcttttgctgtgttgtttcttttttttttggtggtTTCCAGAACAGAGACTAGGATAGACAACATGTCAAGGGATATtgcgggagatgatgggtCGGTAACAAGAGCAATTCTTCGTCAAGGTTCCTGGCCACACTTATCCCGGATCGCCATGGCTTTTGGTAAGATCATATCTTCCCCCCCTTGTCACCGGCTATCCTGATCACCGTGTAGAAAAGATTTACCACTTCTGGCCCTCAGTGGCGGTCTGGGCCTCAGCCCACTCACCAGTCTGGGCGGTGGAGCTGGCAGCCCAGTCGGCGCCATCGGCCTCCCAGCTGGTGGCACCAGTGGCGGCGGCAGCGCTGGCGGCAGCGAAGGCAGTGCCGGGGTTACCGGCGCCGGGGGCGCTGACATCCCAGTTGTCACCGGCGAAGCCAGACGCGacggcaccggcaccgatCTCCTCAGCACCGGGGGCCTTGGCCTCATCGGCGAcctccttgttctcctcggcctcgggGTCGCGGTAGAAGTACAGATCAACGACGGAGTCCCACTCGGTCTCGCGGGTGGCAAGGGTGCCGCGCAGGCGCAGGACCTCACGGGCGAGCATCCACCAGACCAGACCGATGGAGTGGCGGCCcttgttgttggtggggatggCAACGTCGACGAAGTCGGTGGGCGAGTCGGTGTCGCACAGAGCAATGACGGGGATGTTGACGTAGCTGgcctccttgatggcctgggCGTCGGTGCGCGGGTCGGTCACGATGATGAGGCGGGGCTCCTTGAACGAGCGGGTGATGTAGTTGGTGAAGTTACCGGGGGTGAAGCGACCGGCAATGGCGGTGGCACCGGTGTGCGCGGCGAACTTCAGGACAGCACGCTGGCCGTAGGGACGAGCGGAAACCACACAGACATCGGCGGGGTTGTCGACGGCGGCGATAATACGGGCAGCCAGGACAATCTTCTCCCTGTTTCCACCGCATGATTAGAGTCTATTCCCAGACAGCAATTGTGACAATCCAACATACCAGGTCTTGCCAATGTTGATCACGTTGACACCGTCGGGGCGAGTCTTCCAGAGGTAAGGCTCCATGTGAACCTGCAGGTTCTTGGAGCCCAGGTGAGCCTGAGCGGCCAGGAGCATCTCAATGTCCTGGGAGGTAGGGTTGAAGACGGGGGGGAGCTGAGAAggggccatgatgggcgatTGATGGGATTGACGAGGTGGTAGGATCAATCGTTGtcgggatggaggaggaaatAAAAGGCGGGCAGTCGCGAAATGTTTCTTGCGGCCCGCCAGCGATGATTTTCGCTTGCTGTTGTGAGTTAGGGCTTAGGGCTGCTTTTATGTAATCTTGGCTGACTGAGTTTTATTGCCTGAGGCACCACTGTCTGTCTCTCGGCCCGGAAGATTTCCcggcaggaagaagaagttgtGCTTTTGATCGCGGTCGGCGCAGCGTGTGTGGTCTGTCAGTCCAAGATGCCTCCGCGAATTCCCCTTCAGCCTTCGCTCAAGGCGTTGTCCGGTATAGACTTACTCCCATATCGATTGCTCAACGCAGGCTAACCGAGACCCTCGATTCAGGCTCATTTCATGGTCACAACTCGTTGGCCGCATCCTCCCCGGCCCAGACCTTCATCAGAGCCAAGTCCACCAAACCTCAATCGCGCAAAAGACTTGAGCCCTTTCTGCTCGCCCGTGTTCGCCAACGCAAGGCAGCCAACATTTCCCGGCAAAAGGTCCTCAAGGAGGAGCGAGAAGGATCAATAGGAGATCCTGTTGCCAGCACCCCGACACCCTTCATCGAAGAGATCCAAGCGAGACAGAGTGAATTACAACCGCCGTCAGCAGCACCAGGGTCTCTCAACTATGCCATCAACTCTACCGAGCTCGAGAGGGCTCTGCAGTTCTCAAAGGACCTGGCTGAGCCTCTCGAGAACCCGAACCGCGACACGGCCGATCCTCAGCATGAGAAAGAGGCCCTGGAGTTGCACGATAAGGAGCACCGGGATGCCCAAGAAGCCATTGACCGGATTGTGAACCTCAACAACGCCAACTCGAAAGACCACGTTCGACTGAATATACAAAAATGCATTGAACAATTCGGCCGACACAACACCGACTCTATCCTGCCACCAAAGCCATCCGCGGTGTTACCGGACGGTGCTACCCTCCATTCGGAGAAGGTCCCGCGCGTTGGCCGGGACACGGGGTCGGCAGAAGTACAGGCTGCCATCCTCACGGTGAAGATCCTGAACCTCTCTCGGCACCTCGAGACGTCCAACAAGGATAAACACAACAAGCGCAATCTTCAGATCCTCGTTCATAAGCGACAGAAGCTGTTGCGGTACGTCCGCCAGAAGGAACGCGGTGGACCCCGGTGGCAGCATTTGATTGAAACATTGGGACTGTCGGATGCTACCTGGAAAGGCGAAGTTGCTCTATAAGGCGCGCACAAATATCTGAGAATCTCAGGAGCCATCGTGGTGtcttctgtcttcttctctctttctttctgatACACATTGTCTCGAACGAGAGACAGGGACCATCATCTGTACAAATAGCACTCTTCCTTCTGTCCGCTTGGTAGCGAATTGGACTCgcattctttttttctttatgTTAGGAGACTGGAAATAAATGTGGTAGCGTAGTGTAGATCAAAGCACACCCACTGCCTGAACGGGAGAGGGAACTAAATGAATCCAGTGGTCTCGTGCTTGTCAAGAGTAGAGGCAGATGGATGCCTCAGGCGCCCAGTCATATCAAGGCGGTCAGAGAGCTCGCCGGCAACTTTTCTGAGTGAGGCAGGCGCAACTCAACTCGTGAGGAAGGTGCGACTGGTTTGTTTGACACAGAGGGCAACAATAACCCCATCGCTCCTTCCCTGTCCCGCTTccttgttttgtttttcttcctcttcccatGCTCTTCGTTCCTCTCCCACCCTCACCGTCTCTTGTTACCAGCGCATAGCATCAACCTCACCTACCTCCAACCTTCCTCACTCCCATTCTCACTCCCATCCTCACCTCCAGCCTCCCTTTCGCCCCGCCAACGCATCTTGGGCCCGACATACCCGGGATGCGTACCCGATCTCAACCACTCTCTCCCAACGGGTTGGTGTCCCTTGACTCCAACCCTCAGCCGCGTCGCCGCCGCACGACACGTGCAACATCTTCTCAGCCGCCCGAGACCGAGGGCGCACAGTCCACTGAGGACGCGCAGCCGACTGACGCTTCGAAGTCGACACCCTCAGCGAAGGCCCGGAAACCGCGTGCCAAGAAAAGCACCCGCGGAAGAAAGGTAAGGAGGCGCGGCAGTGATGGAGAATGTCCACAGCTGAATGTGAACTCCAGAGAACCAACACCCGCACTGCCCGGACTGAGAGCCCCGAAGAGGCCCCCGAGCAAGCCCGCGAGAAATCTGTCGAACACAACTCCCAAGATTGGGCAACGATGGCAGACACCCGCCCTGCTGCAGTCATGCACAGCGTCGAGGCCCAACACGTTGATCAGAACCTTGAGGTGGCTGGTCTTGCTGGTGCTGAAGTCGAGCAGCGCCATGTCGAGGAAAGCCACCGCGATGACCCCATCCAGAGCGTCGAGCTCCCTATCCCAACCCCCAACTCCGTCCACGTCGAGAAACCCGTCCATGTTGCGAACACCGTCCCTGTCAAGAAACAAATGCCTGTGGAGCGATCGGAGGACCTACTTTCGCCCGATGGATCCCTACCCAAGAGCCCCGGGAAGAGACGTAAGTACCACACCCTGTACCGACGAgagcatcctcctcgcttCCACCGATGGTCCAAAAACTTTCAGTTTGGAAGGATTGATGATTGTCTCGGCGACCTCCACCGAACCCGTACTCCGGAGGAAATTGCCTTTTACGAATCCCGGAGACAGGAACAAGACTCCTGGGCCGAAATGGCTGCCCGTGATGATgctcttgctgctcttgaAGCCGCCCATCaagcagaaaaagaggaaCACATCAAAGGCCTGCGGAACTCTCTGAAAGAAATCCTGGAAGAACTTGACAGCCTCGAAGGACTTACCCGGCTGACACATTTGGATTATCCATCAGACAAGAAACGGCGCCGTCGAGactcctcccctcccccgaGTGTTTACCATACGGCCCCGCAGACCCCAATCCGCTCTGCGAAGCGCCCGCGAGCATCGCGTACCGCCTACGCTGACATTGCCCAACGCCGCCGTGTCGAGGCCACTGGCCGTATCGACCGAACCGTGTACCGTCTTCCCGAGTTCCTTGAGCAGAATGGTGGGACAGACGCGCCTGCTGAGTCCTCTACCCAAG of the Penicillium psychrofluorescens genome assembly, chromosome: 1 genome contains:
- a CDS encoding uncharacterized protein (ID:PFLUO_001671-T1.cds;~source:funannotate) produces the protein MAESDSLPESETTVTLLLLGDAGCGKTTFLSRLKHGRRATPAHPGPSGDCNNETLRDTDQPFIYDIRFSKKKFTLEMYDTSNPNQHWTTLRPDVVVLAFDISNRETLAGLKAWRHDVIRYFQHGHGERLPVMMLGLKRDLRKEGEGMIYPQETYRIAQELRCDRYAECSALTGELLPETFEDLARLAGMTTTEKGGQSEGTACIIL
- a CDS encoding uncharacterized protein (ID:PFLUO_001670-T1.cds;~source:funannotate) — protein: MPDSGDAAAAAGPDYTTWNNASLIARISELERQLHTHNTQYTAPARQEEQAPASRPPVAAAVEGSEATPAAVATPEATATVSATKAAKKRALSPSTDITHDPAPSRPFKEQNREIDPSKYNTRFIALKFAYLGQRYNGLEHSNGNVTPLPTIEEVLWKALRRTRLILPTTVTGDEPDDVEPRALRPYSITWDGCDYSKAGRTDRGVSAFGQVIGVRVRSARPKPKANPERQEDGDAMQVVEDAEWDDIRDEISYIQVLNRVLPEDIRVLAWCPHPPEGFDARFSCRERRYRYFFTQPAFSPTPGPIGFANRAGNPSGPRAQRREGWLDIEAMREAAKAFEGTHDFRNFCKLDTSKQIQNFERIIFKSDIELVDPKTNPLGYVGRSGFQALEDFVPEVSMESSETPSPPTPLVYTFTLHGSAFLWHQVRHMVAILFLVGQGFEPPSVVSELLDVTKNPRKPTYEMASDAPLVLWDCIFPDESTGSRADALEWIYAGDPRLNKAQSAKSDGKFGMNGVVEGLWTVWRQRKIDEILASALLDLSVGQGDQDIVHNMTLKQGGSKKQTRGAKVWFGAEYARVGGKYIPVLQKATTETVEVQNAKWRAAKERKSANGLKGPAGGEEA
- a CDS encoding uncharacterized protein (ID:PFLUO_001672-T1.cds;~source:funannotate), which encodes MAPSQLPPVFNPTSQDIEMLLAAQAHLGSKNLQVHMEPYLWKTRPDGVNVINIGKTWEKIVLAARIIAAVDNPADVCVVSARPYGQRAVLKFAAHTGATAIAGRFTPGNFTNYITRSFKEPRLIIVTDPRTDAQAIKEASYVNIPVIALCDTDSPTDFVDVAIPTNNKGRHSIGLVWWMLAREVLRLRGTLATRETEWDSVVDLYFYRDPEAEENKEVADEAKAPGAEEIGAGAVASGFAGDNWDVSAPGAGNPGTAFAAASAAAATGATSWEADGADWAASSTAQTGEWAEAQTATEGQKW
- a CDS encoding uncharacterized protein (ID:PFLUO_001673-T1.cds;~source:funannotate) translates to MPPRIPLQPSLKALSGSFHGHNSLAASSPAQTFIRAKSTKPQSRKRLEPFLLARVRQRKAANISRQKVLKEEREGSIGDPVASTPTPFIEEIQARQSELQPPSAAPGSLNYAINSTELERALQFSKDLAEPLENPNRDTADPQHEKEALELHDKEHRDAQEAIDRIVNLNNANSKDHVRLNIQKCIEQFGRHNTDSILPPKPSAVLPDGATLHSEKVPRVGRDTGSAEVQAAILTVKILNLSRHLETSNKDKHNKRNLQILVHKRQKLLRYVRQKERGGPRWQHLIETLGLSDATWKGEVAL